The window CCGGGCGCATCGTCGAGGCCGAAGCTTATCTGGGCAAAGGAGACGCCGCCGCCCACGCTGCCGTCGGACTCACCGAGCGCAACCGTGTGCTGTTTGGCCCGCCCGGCCACGCCTACGTCTATTTCATCTACGGCAATCACTACTGTCTGAACGTCTCCTGCCTGCCGGCGGGAGAAGCGGGTTGCGTGCTGATCCGCGCGCTCGAGCCGGTTACGGGCGTCGAGGAGATGTCGCAGGCGCGCCGCATCCCGCCGGGTCGCAGCCTGCAGCAGCTCGCCAGCGGTCCGGGGCGGTTATGTGAGGCGCTCGGCGTCACGCGGGTGCGCGACAATGGCAAGGACCTGGCATCGCGCCGGTCGGACCTGGTGCTCTGTGACGACGGCTTCCGGCCGCGTCGCGTCACCGTCACCCGGCGCATCGGCATTCGCAAGTCAGCCGAGATGCCGCTGCGGTACGTGATTGCGGGAAATGCGTTCGTGTCACGGGAGCGCAAGCTTGACCGCCGGAAAGGCAAAGAGCGCTGAGGAAAACGCAGCCACGGATTGGGATCGATAGACGCGGATCAAGCTGGGACAAATGGTCATCCGTGTGCATCCGTGAAATCCGTGGCAAAAGTTTTTTTACTGCGCTTCCGGTGAGCGCGGGGGCAAGAGCAAGTTGTCGATCAGGCGGGTGGAGCCGACGAACGCGGCCACGGCCACCAATGCGCCGGAGGTGACATCTTTTACCGGCTCGAGCGTGTCGTTGTACACAATCTCGACGTAGTCCAGGCGCACTTCCGGCTCTTCCAGGAAGATGCGCTGGGCGGCGTCGATGAGCCTGGCGCTGCGGCGCTCACCCTTCTCCCACAGGCTCTCGACGCGCTTGAGCGCGCGGTAGAGCACAGTTGCGGACGCGCGCTCGGTCGCATTGAGATAGGCGTTGCGCGAACTCATGGCCAGCCCATCGGGTTCGCGAACGATGGGGCAGGTGACGATCGCGACGGCCATATCCAGGTCGCGCACCATCTTGCGGATGATGGTGCACTGCGCCGCGTCCTTCTGCCCGAAGAAGGCCGCGTCCGGCTCGACGATATGGAAGAGCTTTGAGACGACAGTCGTGACGCCGCGAAAATGCCCCGGGCGCGAGCGCCCGCACAGCCGCTCGCTCAGGCCTTCGACCGTCACCCAGGTGACGGCGCCCGCCGGGTACATTTCAGCAACTGACGGAGCAAACACCAGGTCCACCGCTTCGCGTTCCAGCAGTTCGCAGTCGCGCTCGAAAGCGCGCGGGTACTTGTCGAAGTCTTCGTTCGGGCCGAATTGCGTGGGGTTGACGAAGATGGAGACGGCCACGACGTCGCATTGCGACCGGGCCGCGCGCACCAGCGAGAGGTGCCCGGCGTGCAGGGCGCCCATGGTGGGCACCAGGCCCAGGCGCTTGCCCGTCTCGCGGGCGGCACGGCAGGCCGCACGCATTTCCGAAACCGTGCGAAGGATATTCATGCGAGATTCAGCGCCGAGATCGCAGAGACCGCCGAGAAACGCATTCAGTCAAGGATTAACACAAATGAGGAGATCGAACCGCAATCGCCATTCAGGACGACAATGGACTTTCCTGCGTAAATCCGTGTCATCCGTGCAAATCCGTGGCCGAGCTTTTCTCTGCGACCTCGGCGTGCTCGGCGGTGAAAGTTCCTTACCTTCCCATCGCCCGCTTGCGCGCCGCAATCGTCTCCAGCGCCGACTGCGTTTCCTTGGAGAGGTGATACGACTCCGCCTCGGACGGATAGTTGTGCGTCTCGACGTCCTGCTTGAACGCGCGCACAGCATTCGAGATTAGCGCGCCGGCGTCCCCGTAACGGCGCACGAACTTGGCCGGCGGACCAAAAGTCAGGTTCAGGATGTCATGGAACACCAGCACCTGCCCGTCGCAATCCAGTCCCGCTCCGATGCCGATGGTGGGCACGCTGACCTCGGCCGTGATCATGGCCGCGACCTCGCGCGGAATGCCTTCCAGCACCATGGAGAACACGCCCGCGCGGTCGAGAGCGACGGCGTCGTGCATGAGCTGCTCGACGGCCTTGAGCGTCTTGCCCTGCACGCGATAGCCGCCCATGCGATGCAGCGACTGCGGCGTCAGCCCGATGTGGCCCATCACCGGGATCTCGGCGTCGATCAGGCGGCGGATAAGGTCAGCGCGCTTCTCCCCGCCCTCGATCTTCACCGCCTCGGCGCCCGCTTCCTTCACGAAACGGGCGGCGTTGCGCAGCGCGTCCTCCGCGCCCAGGTGGTAGGACGCGTAGGGCATGTCGGCGATCAACAGGGCGAATTTCACCCCGCGGCGCACCGCGCGCGTGTGGTGCAGCATTTCTTCCATGGTGACCGGCAGCGTGTTCTCGTAGCCGAGAATCACCTGGGCGAGCGAGTCGCCCACCAGGATCATGTCGATGCCGGCTTCATCCACCAGGCGCCCGCTGGCGTAGTCGTAGGCGGTGAGGCAGGTGATGGGCTCCCGCCGCTGCTTCTTTTCCAGGATGGTATGAACGGTCACCTTGGCACGGGACGCGCCCGAAGGCTCAGGAGAAGACGTGACGCTCATGTTCCCTCCAGTGCAGTTCCGGCCCGGCCGGATACCGCCTGTCGCTGCTTATGGGATGCAGCGAAGCGTATTGTAGACGCAATCCTGCTCGAATTGGAAGTTACTGACCGCTGACCACTAGCCACTGACCACTGGCTACTGCTTCTTCACGCACTCGCCGCCTCCGACGACCCCAACGGCAGGAAGTACTGCGTGCCCTTGATGGGCTCGGTCAGCCGGCGCAGCAGTTCCTGCAGGTCCTCGTGGCGGTCCACAAAGTCGATGTCGGTGGTGTTGACCACCAGCAGGTCCGAGGCGGTGTAGTGGAAGAAGAAGTGCTCGTAGGCGCGGGCCACTTCCTCGATGTAGTCGTCGCTGATGTTGTTCTCCCCCGGTGCGCGTTTCTTGCGCAGGCGCTTCTTCAGCACTTCGGGCGTGGCTTGCAGGTAGATGACCAGGTCGGGCGTGGGCACCTGCTCGCGGAAGGCGTTGTAGTAACGGTTGTAAACGTCGAGCTCGGCGTCGGTGAGGTTGATGCAGGCGAACAGCTTGTCCTTCTCGAAGATGTAATCGGCCACGATGGTCTTGCGTGCGTTGGGCCCCGCCTCCAGCGCCTTCAACTGCTCGTAGCGCTGCACCAGGAACGACATCTGTGCCTGGAAAGCCGCTCCCGGGTCGCCCTCGTAAAACGCGGTGAGGAAGGGATTGTCTTCGGGCTCGGCCACGCGCTGCGCATGCAAGCGCTCGGCGATGATCCGCGCCAGCGTGCTCTTGCCCACGCGGATCGGGCCCTCCACAGCGATGTACCGGGGCAGTTCGAAGAAGTTGGCCATAATCCCGAAAAACGCACGAGACAGTCCGCAGCATAGCCCGCCACTCGTCCCCGCACAATTGCGGAATCAGTAAACCTCTTGATTCATCTGGTTATCTGGTGATCGGGTCTTCTCGTCATCTGCGATACGCGGCATTCCTCTTTCAGATGACCACATGACCCGATGCAGCGCGTTACAATCTCTCCTCATGTTGGAAGCCCTGGCCGGAGCCGGCATAGGCGCGGCGGCGATGGTCGGCCTGTACGCTTCGCTCGCGCCCCGGACTTCGCTTTGCGGCCCTGTCTTCTACGGCAACGGTCGCGCCTCCCGCCAGCTTGCTCTCACCTTCGACGACGGTCCTAACGACCCGCACACGCTGCGATTGCTGGAGATTCTGGCGCGCGAGAACGTACGGGCGACTTTCTTCCTCATCGGCATGCACGTCGCCCAGCGGCCCGACATCGTGCGCGAGATTCTTGCCGCCGGCCATGCCATTGGCAACCACACGCAGACGCACCCGCGGCTGGCGTTCCTGTCCGCGGCGCGTGTGGAGCAGGAGCTGGCAGGCTGCCAGCGAGTGATCGAAGATGCCGCAGGCCTGCGGCCCACAGTGTTCCGTCCGCCCTATGGATTGAAGCGGCCGGACGTGGTCGCCACGGCGCGCGCTCTCGGCCTGGCCACCGTGACCTGGAGCGTGCTGGCCTATGACTGGTACGGCATCACTGCAGATAGCGTCGAACGCCACATCCGCCGGCAGGTACGCGGCGGCGACGTCATCGTGCTGCACGACGGCTCCCACCGCCGTATCGGCGCCGACCGCACGCATTCGGTCGAGGCCGCCCGCCGCATCGTCCCGCATTACAAGAGGCAGGGCTTCGAGTTCCTCACCGTACCGGAGATGATGGAGACCCTTTCACCGCCGAGCACGCCGAGAACGCAGAGAAAGGACTTGGCCACGGATCAACACGACATGGATTGCAAATCCATATGGATCCGCGTTTCTCCGCGTAAATCGGCGGCGGGGATTTTTTCTCAGCGCACACGGCGCGCTCGGCTCGGCGGTGAATGCTTTTAGGGTTTCTTTCCCCGCTGTTCCCGGCTCATCTCGGCGAACACGTCGAGCGCGGCCTCGATGGTCTGGCTGACGTCGTCCTCGGTGTGGGCGCCGCTGACAAAGGCGGCTTCAAACTGTGAGGGCGGCAGGTAGACGCCCCGGTCGAGCATGCCGCGGTGGAAGCGTCCGTAGAGCGCGCTATCCGCCTGTTGTGCGGTCGCCCAGTCGCGTACTTCGGTGTTGGTGAAGAACCAGGTGAACATCGATCCCGCCTGGTTATGCGTGAGCGCAATGCCGTTCTGCTGCGCTGCTTCCGTCACGCCCGCCACCAGTTGCCGCGTCAGGTCTTCCAGCCGGCTGTAAAACGTCCGGCGATGCTCCTGCAGGTAGCGCAGCGTCGCCAGTCCCGCCGCCATCGCCAGCGGATTGCCGGAAAGCGTGCCCGCCTGGTAGACCGGCCCCAGCGGCGCCACCAGGTCCATCATCTCCGCCGGGCCGCCGTAGGCGCCCACCGGCAGCCCGCCGCCGATGATCTTGCCCAGCGTGGTCATGTCAGGCACCACGCCGTAGCGTCCCTGCGCTCCGCCCCAGGCCAGCCGGAAACCGGTCATCACTTCATCGAAGATGAGCAGCGTCCCGTGGCGCGACGTGATGTAGCGCAGCGCGTCCAGGTATCCGGGCGCGGGTTTCACCACGCCCATGTTGCCCACCACCGGCTCCACGATGACGCAGGCAATCTCGCCCGGCAGCCGCCGGAACGCCTCCTGCAGCGCGTCCACGTTGTTGAACGGCAGCGCCACAGTGAACTGTGCGATGAACTCCGGTA of the Terriglobales bacterium genome contains:
- a CDS encoding DNA-3-methyladenine glycosylase, translated to MKKTGTRRMRLLPRAFYTRDPRRVARNLLGKLLVRRRGRKRLAGRIVEAEAYLGKGDAAAHAAVGLTERNRVLFGPPGHAYVYFIYGNHYCLNVSCLPAGEAGCVLIRALEPVTGVEEMSQARRIPPGRSLQQLASGPGRLCEALGVTRVRDNGKDLASRRSDLVLCDDGFRPRRVTVTRRIGIRKSAEMPLRYVIAGNAFVSRERKLDRRKGKER
- the panC gene encoding pantoate--beta-alanine ligase; this translates as MNILRTVSEMRAACRAARETGKRLGLVPTMGALHAGHLSLVRAARSQCDVVAVSIFVNPTQFGPNEDFDKYPRAFERDCELLEREAVDLVFAPSVAEMYPAGAVTWVTVEGLSERLCGRSRPGHFRGVTTVVSKLFHIVEPDAAFFGQKDAAQCTIIRKMVRDLDMAVAIVTCPIVREPDGLAMSSRNAYLNATERASATVLYRALKRVESLWEKGERRSARLIDAAQRIFLEEPEVRLDYVEIVYNDTLEPVKDVTSGALVAVAAFVGSTRLIDNLLLPPRSPEAQ
- the panB gene encoding 3-methyl-2-oxobutanoate hydroxymethyltransferase, with amino-acid sequence MSVTSSPEPSGASRAKVTVHTILEKKQRREPITCLTAYDYASGRLVDEAGIDMILVGDSLAQVILGYENTLPVTMEEMLHHTRAVRRGVKFALLIADMPYASYHLGAEDALRNAARFVKEAGAEAVKIEGGEKRADLIRRLIDAEIPVMGHIGLTPQSLHRMGGYRVQGKTLKAVEQLMHDAVALDRAGVFSMVLEGIPREVAAMITAEVSVPTIGIGAGLDCDGQVLVFHDILNLTFGPPAKFVRRYGDAGALISNAVRAFKQDVETHNYPSEAESYHLSKETQSALETIAARKRAMGR
- a CDS encoding deoxynucleoside kinase; translation: MANFFELPRYIAVEGPIRVGKSTLARIIAERLHAQRVAEPEDNPFLTAFYEGDPGAAFQAQMSFLVQRYEQLKALEAGPNARKTIVADYIFEKDKLFACINLTDAELDVYNRYYNAFREQVPTPDLVIYLQATPEVLKKRLRKKRAPGENNISDDYIEEVARAYEHFFFHYTASDLLVVNTTDIDFVDRHEDLQELLRRLTEPIKGTQYFLPLGSSEAASA
- a CDS encoding polysaccharide deacetylase family protein, with the protein product MLEALAGAGIGAAAMVGLYASLAPRTSLCGPVFYGNGRASRQLALTFDDGPNDPHTLRLLEILARENVRATFFLIGMHVAQRPDIVREILAAGHAIGNHTQTHPRLAFLSAARVEQELAGCQRVIEDAAGLRPTVFRPPYGLKRPDVVATARALGLATVTWSVLAYDWYGITADSVERHIRRQVRGGDVIVLHDGSHRRIGADRTHSVEAARRIVPHYKRQGFEFLTVPEMMETLSPPSTPRTQRKDLATDQHDMDCKSIWIRVSPRKSAAGIFSQRTRRARLGGECF
- the hemL gene encoding glutamate-1-semialdehyde 2,1-aminomutase, coding for MPRKLDRSRELQKKAEALMPGGVSSPVRAFKAVGGEPPFLVRGRGARVWDADDNEYLDYLGSWGPLILGHAEPRVVAEVELAARNGTSFGASTPAETELAELITDAMPSIEKIRFVNSGTEATMSALRVARAFTGRKYVVKFEGCYHGHADSLLVKAGSGVATLGIPGSAGVPEFIAQFTVALPFNNVDALQEAFRRLPGEIACVIVEPVVGNMGVVKPAPGYLDALRYITSRHGTLLIFDEVMTGFRLAWGGAQGRYGVVPDMTTLGKIIGGGLPVGAYGGPAEMMDLVAPLGPVYQAGTLSGNPLAMAAGLATLRYLQEHRRTFYSRLEDLTRQLVAGVTEAAQQNGIALTHNQAGSMFTWFFTNTEVRDWATAQQADSALYGRFHRGMLDRGVYLPPSQFEAAFVSGAHTEDDVSQTIEAALDVFAEMSREQRGKKP